In a single window of the Natronosalvus caseinilyticus genome:
- the argF gene encoding ornithine carbamoyltransferase, whose amino-acid sequence MRHLLDVDDLSREELFTVLDRAADYKLAQTRGEGHADLPGQTLGMLFQKPSTRTRVSFETGMTHLGGHAIFLGADDIQLGRGEPLKDTARTLSRYVDAVMARVFKHENIRVMAEYADVPIVNGLTDDAHPCQTLADLLTIRERFADLDSVSATWIGDGNNVAQSFVLGCALAGIDLTVATPEEHGIDEAVLERAAELGTAPSVTHDPVDAVTDANVVYTDVWVSMGQEDEREIRLRTFEGFQVNQELLEHAPEAAVMHCLPAHRGEEITDAVIESERSIMFDQAENRLHAQKAVLSWLLE is encoded by the coding sequence GTGCGTCACCTGCTCGACGTCGACGACCTCTCTCGCGAGGAACTGTTTACCGTCCTGGACCGGGCGGCCGACTACAAACTCGCCCAGACGCGTGGCGAGGGCCACGCCGACCTGCCGGGGCAAACGCTGGGCATGCTCTTTCAAAAGCCCAGCACCCGGACGCGCGTCTCGTTCGAGACGGGGATGACTCACCTCGGGGGGCACGCCATCTTCCTCGGGGCCGACGACATCCAGCTGGGTCGGGGAGAGCCGCTTAAAGACACCGCGAGGACCCTCTCGCGGTACGTCGACGCGGTGATGGCCCGGGTGTTCAAACACGAGAACATCCGGGTGATGGCCGAGTACGCGGACGTACCGATCGTCAACGGGCTGACCGATGACGCCCACCCGTGCCAGACGTTGGCTGACCTTCTGACGATCCGCGAGCGTTTCGCCGACCTCGATTCCGTCTCGGCGACCTGGATCGGCGACGGCAACAACGTCGCTCAGTCGTTCGTTCTCGGCTGTGCACTCGCCGGAATCGACCTCACGGTAGCGACGCCCGAAGAACACGGCATCGACGAGGCCGTCCTCGAGCGGGCGGCCGAACTTGGAACGGCGCCGTCGGTTACGCACGACCCCGTCGATGCGGTGACGGACGCGAACGTCGTCTACACCGACGTCTGGGTCAGCATGGGCCAGGAGGACGAACGCGAGATCCGCCTCCGGACGTTCGAGGGGTTCCAGGTCAACCAGGAACTGCTCGAGCACGCGCCCGAAGCGGCGGTTATGCACTGCCTGCCGGCTCACCGCGGCGAGGAGATCACTGACGCCGTCATCGAGAGCGAGCGTTCGATCATGTTCGACCAGGCGGAAAACCGGCTCCACGCCCAGAAGGCAGTGTTGAGCTGGTTGCTCGAGTAG